The Geotalea uraniireducens Rf4 genome window below encodes:
- a CDS encoding four helix bundle protein, which translates to MVEKIRDYKELDVWQRSVNLAVSVYGILQKFPLDEHFGLADQIKRSVVSIASNIAEGAGRQGNREFIRFLSIAGGSAAELETQLIVAQKLGYAVEAETLLGETVVIRKQLNALIKSLRVKYEK; encoded by the coding sequence ATGGTGGAGAAAATAAGGGACTATAAGGAACTTGATGTCTGGCAGCGTTCAGTCAATCTGGCAGTGTCTGTTTATGGAATACTTCAAAAATTCCCTCTGGATGAGCACTTTGGTCTGGCCGACCAGATTAAGCGGTCAGTGGTCTCAATCGCTTCGAACATTGCCGAAGGGGCAGGAAGGCAAGGCAATCGGGAGTTTATCCGATTCTTATCCATTGCCGGTGGTTCTGCTGCCGAACTTGAGACCCAATTGATTGTTGCACAAAAACTGGGGTATGCAGTTGAAGCTGAGACACTACTCGGAGAAACCGTAGTCATCCGCAAGCAGCTCAATGCGCTCATAAAATCACTGAGAGTCAAATATGAAAAATAG
- the cysD gene encoding sulfate adenylyltransferase subunit CysD — translation MKHLEELEDKSIYILREAYKNFDNLCMLWSIGKDSTVMLWLVRKAFFGHCPIPLVHIDTSFKIREMIAYRDRLAEEWGLTLVVGQNRQALEAGMNPSLGRMECCTALKTEGLSRTLADKGYNGVIVGVRSDEEGTRAKERYFSPRDKNNDWDFREQPPELWDQFKTRFEPGTHVRIHPLLDWTEINIWEYIKKENIPVIPLYFDQGNGTRYRSLGCAPCTGTIQSKAKNVDEIIAELRNTKVAERSGRAQDADRGMEKLRKDGYM, via the coding sequence ATGAAGCATCTCGAAGAGCTGGAAGACAAATCCATATATATATTGCGCGAAGCTTACAAGAATTTCGACAACCTTTGCATGCTCTGGTCCATCGGCAAGGATTCGACGGTTATGCTCTGGCTGGTGCGGAAGGCGTTTTTCGGCCATTGCCCGATACCTTTGGTGCATATCGATACCTCCTTCAAGATCCGGGAGATGATCGCCTACCGTGACAGGCTGGCCGAGGAATGGGGCTTGACCCTGGTGGTGGGGCAGAACCGGCAAGCCCTTGAGGCTGGCATGAACCCTTCCCTGGGTAGAATGGAGTGCTGCACCGCACTTAAAACCGAAGGCTTGAGCCGAACCCTTGCCGATAAGGGGTACAACGGGGTCATTGTCGGCGTCCGTTCCGATGAGGAAGGAACCAGGGCAAAGGAGCGTTATTTTTCTCCCCGTGACAAGAACAACGACTGGGATTTCCGCGAGCAGCCACCCGAGTTGTGGGACCAGTTCAAAACCCGGTTCGAGCCGGGCACCCATGTCCGGATCCATCCCCTCCTGGATTGGACCGAGATCAATATCTGGGAATACATCAAGAAAGAAAATATTCCGGTCATCCCGCTCTATTTTGACCAGGGGAACGGGACCCGCTATCGAAGTCTCGGTTGCGCGCCCTGTACCGGCACCATTCAATCGAAGGCGAAGAATGTGGATGAAATCATCGCGGAACTGCGCAACACAAAGGTTGCGGAACGCTCCGGCAGGGCACAGGATGCGGACCGGGGGATGGAGAAGCTGAGGAAGGATGGGTATATGTGA
- the cysC gene encoding adenylyl-sulfate kinase: MAENGLNIVWHSRSLTKADYYDRNGHRPLVVWFTGLSGSGKSTLAHAAEEALFKKGCYTYILDGDNMRHGLNSDLGFSEADRRENIRRIGEVAKLFVDAGIVVLAAFISPYQEDRDRVRALFEPAEFIEIYVKCDLDTCESRDPKGLYRKARAGQLPQFTGIDSPYEEPQAPELVIDTCRLGVEESVAAIIRFVERRSADGGRLTADG, from the coding sequence ATGGCTGAAAATGGTTTGAATATTGTCTGGCATAGTCGCTCCCTCACAAAAGCCGATTATTACGACCGCAACGGTCATCGACCGTTGGTCGTGTGGTTTACCGGCCTTTCCGGGTCCGGCAAGTCGACGCTCGCCCACGCGGCTGAAGAGGCGCTCTTCAAAAAAGGGTGCTACACCTATATTCTCGACGGCGATAACATGCGTCATGGCCTGAACAGCGATCTCGGCTTCTCTGAAGCGGACCGTCGCGAGAACATCCGGCGTATCGGCGAAGTGGCGAAGCTTTTCGTCGATGCGGGAATCGTCGTCCTGGCTGCTTTCATCTCTCCATACCAGGAAGACAGGGATCGGGTGCGGGCCCTTTTCGAGCCCGCCGAATTTATCGAGATCTATGTCAAATGCGATCTGGATACCTGCGAGAGCCGCGACCCAAAGGGGCTCTACCGCAAGGCCAGGGCCGGCCAATTACCACAGTTCACCGGCATAGACAGCCCGTATGAAGAACCGCAAGCCCCCGAACTGGTGATCGATACCTGCCGCCTTGGTGTGGAAGAATCCGTTGCTGCGATCATCAGGTTTGTCGAAAGGCGGTCGGCAGACGGCGGACGGTTGACGGCGGACGGTTGA
- a CDS encoding beta-propeller fold lactonase family protein: MYFRLITGLIGMLMCATFANAAPYAYITNLSDNTVSVIDVATNGYISKIPLGTGVKPYGVAISSDGTRVYISNQTSKTISVIDALTDPSNPSVINTISLPNTPSGLAVNSAGTRLYVANYDAMSVSVIDLTAPTPNIIASPGVGTAPIGVAISPDGATVYVTNSGSDNITAVKTSDNTVLTTFSAGPAGNAPMGIALGKVGTVTKIYVANNTANSLTVINESTKAITNTVPLGTDSAPFAVAAKPDGSTVYVTKSGAATNGGDSVAVIDTSTFTVTTAISVGAMPFGVAVSPDGFRVLAVNNMGNSVSVINTSSNAVAATLGNIPDTSYASFFQSPQSLGNFIGPQLYAIEASAGANGTITPAGTILKADGTSQTFTFTPAVNYRIDKINVDGSIVSPTPTAGYTFNAITAAHIITATFIKDDYYVSITKTGTASGTVTSTDIPSTINCGATCDGTFSNGTTVTLTAVPDAGKYFAGWIGDSTAPGVSVCDGVTSTTCTFTMTAYTHVTANFSATELSNKVKMMPQGSFFSTLQAAFDAVTPTTTTIMTTIESFSETLNLNKAGTTFTLSGGWLDRTYTSRGTAPSVYQGSLTITNGTLIADNIAIK, from the coding sequence ATGTATTTCAGACTCATTACAGGCCTCATAGGTATGCTTATGTGTGCAACTTTCGCCAATGCGGCGCCATACGCATACATCACAAACCTCAGTGATAACACCGTATCGGTGATCGATGTCGCAACGAACGGCTATATCAGTAAAATACCCTTGGGGACCGGCGTGAAGCCATACGGCGTGGCGATCAGCAGTGACGGCACACGCGTCTATATATCCAATCAGACCAGTAAAACCATTTCGGTTATTGACGCATTGACCGATCCGAGCAACCCGTCGGTCATCAATACGATCAGCCTGCCGAACACACCCAGCGGTTTAGCTGTCAACTCCGCGGGAACGCGGCTCTATGTGGCAAACTATGACGCCATGTCCGTTTCGGTAATTGACCTCACGGCTCCTACACCCAACATAATCGCATCCCCCGGCGTCGGAACGGCACCGATCGGTGTGGCCATCAGCCCGGACGGCGCAACCGTTTACGTGACAAATTCCGGCAGCGACAACATTACTGCCGTAAAAACGTCTGACAATACCGTATTAACAACGTTTTCGGCAGGTCCGGCAGGTAACGCCCCGATGGGGATCGCCCTTGGAAAAGTAGGGACCGTAACCAAAATTTATGTCGCAAACAATACGGCCAACTCCCTTACGGTTATCAACGAGTCCACCAAGGCCATAACCAACACCGTTCCGCTTGGCACAGACTCTGCGCCTTTCGCTGTTGCAGCCAAGCCTGACGGCAGCACAGTGTACGTTACCAAATCGGGTGCGGCAACCAACGGCGGCGACAGCGTGGCCGTTATCGACACCTCTACCTTCACGGTAACAACCGCCATAAGCGTCGGAGCCATGCCGTTCGGCGTTGCCGTATCACCCGACGGCTTCCGCGTCCTGGCAGTGAATAACATGGGCAACAGCGTCTCCGTCATCAACACAAGCTCAAACGCTGTTGCAGCCACACTGGGCAATATTCCTGATACCAGCTACGCAAGCTTTTTCCAATCCCCGCAGAGTCTGGGCAACTTCATCGGCCCGCAACTGTACGCGATCGAAGCAAGTGCAGGCGCCAACGGCACCATTACGCCGGCCGGAACCATATTGAAAGCCGATGGAACCAGCCAGACTTTCACGTTTACCCCCGCGGTCAACTACCGCATCGACAAGATAAATGTGGACGGAAGCATCGTCTCGCCAACGCCGACCGCCGGCTACACTTTCAACGCGATAACAGCAGCGCACATTATTACGGCGACTTTCATCAAGGATGATTATTACGTTTCCATCACCAAAACCGGCACTGCAAGCGGCACGGTTACCAGTACGGATATCCCTAGCACTATCAACTGCGGTGCAACATGCGACGGTACGTTTAGCAACGGTACCACTGTCACTCTCACCGCCGTTCCCGATGCCGGTAAATATTTTGCCGGGTGGATCGGCGACAGCACCGCACCCGGCGTCAGCGTGTGCGACGGCGTGACGTCCACCACATGCACCTTCACCATGACCGCCTACACCCATGTAACCGCGAATTTCTCCGCTACAGAGTTATCTAACAAGGTGAAGATGATGCCACAGGGCAGCTTCTTTTCCACCCTCCAGGCCGCCTTTGACGCTGTAACACCAACCACGACCACGATCATGACCACCATCGAGTCGTTTAGCGAAACGCTCAACCTAAACAAAGCCGGTACAACGTTTACATTGAGCGGCGGCTGGCTCGACAGAACATATACGTCACGTGGGACGGCTCCAAGCGTGTATCAGGGATCACTGACCATTACCAACGGCACCTTGATCGCCGACAATATCGCCATCAAATAG
- a CDS encoding glycosyltransferase family 4 protein, translating into MVECKLKVLMLAPTPYFSDRGCHVRIYEEARTLQSQGVDVRIVTYHLGRDMPGIPTYRICTVPWYKKLTAGPSWHKPYLDILLFFKALQVARSFAPDIIHAHLHEGAFVGYFLKKMLGVPLIFDCQGSLTAEITDHGFINDGSILAKCFAALEHFINNSADFIITSSSAGAHDLVTHWQVPDHKVKAVIDGVDTAVFRPYEKNECRSALQLPLDVPIVAFLGLLNRYQGIDILLESIALLRERKGQIHFLIMGFPEDQYIHKCRELGLDEMVSFTGRIDYAEAPLYLSACDIAVSPKISLTEANGKLFNYMACALPTVVFDTPINREILGDAGVYARFADAADLATRIEELAADKAGRESFARKVREKAERDHSWRARGETLLEIYRGILKAVRSEK; encoded by the coding sequence TTGGTTGAATGCAAGCTCAAAGTATTGATGCTTGCCCCTACACCATATTTCTCGGACCGGGGGTGTCATGTCCGTATCTATGAAGAAGCCCGGACCTTGCAATCACAGGGCGTTGACGTGCGCATCGTCACCTACCATCTGGGGCGTGACATGCCGGGCATCCCCACCTACCGGATTTGCACGGTTCCCTGGTACAAAAAGCTCACCGCCGGCCCTTCCTGGCACAAGCCTTATCTCGACATCCTGCTGTTCTTCAAAGCGCTTCAGGTAGCAAGGTCGTTTGCTCCGGACATTATCCATGCGCACCTTCACGAAGGCGCTTTCGTCGGCTATTTCCTTAAAAAAATGCTGGGCGTCCCCTTGATCTTCGATTGTCAGGGGAGTTTGACGGCAGAAATAACCGACCATGGTTTTATAAATGACGGCTCCATCTTGGCGAAGTGCTTCGCGGCCCTGGAGCATTTCATAAATAATTCGGCTGATTTTATTATTACCAGTTCCAGTGCCGGCGCCCACGACCTTGTCACCCATTGGCAGGTGCCTGACCATAAGGTTAAAGCCGTTATCGATGGTGTGGACACAGCGGTATTTCGCCCTTACGAAAAAAACGAATGTCGCAGTGCGCTGCAACTCCCATTGGATGTGCCTATCGTTGCTTTTCTCGGGCTACTTAACCGTTATCAGGGGATAGACATCCTTTTGGAATCCATTGCGCTTCTGCGTGAGCGAAAGGGGCAAATTCATTTTCTGATCATGGGGTTCCCTGAGGATCAATACATCCATAAATGCAGGGAATTGGGTCTGGATGAAATGGTCAGCTTTACCGGCAGGATTGACTATGCGGAGGCGCCATTATATCTGTCAGCCTGTGATATCGCCGTCTCACCGAAAATATCGCTGACAGAGGCGAACGGCAAGCTGTTCAACTACATGGCGTGCGCTCTGCCTACGGTGGTTTTCGATACGCCGATAAACCGGGAAATTCTAGGTGATGCCGGCGTCTATGCGCGCTTTGCGGATGCGGCAGATTTGGCGACCCGGATTGAAGAGCTGGCTGCCGATAAAGCCGGCCGGGAATCGTTTGCCAGGAAAGTCCGTGAGAAGGCGGAGCGTGACCATTCATGGCGGGCCAGGGGAGAGACGCTTCTGGAAATCTACCGGGGAATTTTAAAGGCCGTGAGAAGTGAGAAGTGA
- a CDS encoding glycosyltransferase family 2 protein, which yields MDLSIVVPIYNEEENVPALYKKVCEALESSGLEYELILVDDGSSDGSLAALKLIASRDQHVKVISFRRNFGQTAAMAAGFNAACGRVVVPMDGDLQNDPSDIPRLLSKIEEGYDVVSGWRKDRQDTFINRKLPSVIANYLISRMTGVYLHDYGCTLKAYRREVLDGINLYGEMHRFVPALASQVGAKVAELPVKHYPRLYGTSKYGISRTMRVILDLMTVKFLLTYSTKPIQLFGKWGIYTLGAGFLSGAATIYMKLFEHMSMNRNPLLILTAFLLFMGVQFIVLGLLGELNARTYYEAQSKPIYVVKEKINLG from the coding sequence GTGGATTTGAGTATAGTCGTACCCATTTACAATGAAGAAGAGAATGTCCCCGCGCTCTACAAAAAAGTCTGCGAAGCCTTGGAGTCCAGCGGTCTTGAATACGAACTCATTCTTGTTGATGACGGCTCCAGTGATGGCTCGTTGGCTGCGCTGAAACTTATTGCGTCACGGGACCAACATGTCAAGGTAATCAGTTTCCGCCGTAACTTCGGGCAGACAGCAGCTATGGCCGCTGGGTTCAACGCAGCCTGCGGCAGGGTTGTAGTGCCTATGGATGGCGATCTGCAAAACGATCCAAGTGACATACCGCGCCTTCTTAGCAAAATCGAAGAGGGGTATGACGTGGTTTCAGGTTGGCGTAAAGACCGTCAGGACACCTTCATCAATCGAAAGCTTCCTTCCGTAATCGCCAATTACCTCATCTCCAGGATGACCGGCGTATATCTGCACGATTACGGCTGCACGCTGAAAGCATACAGGCGGGAGGTCTTGGACGGCATAAACCTGTATGGTGAAATGCACCGCTTTGTACCTGCCCTTGCTTCGCAGGTCGGAGCAAAGGTGGCAGAACTGCCCGTAAAGCACTATCCCAGGCTCTATGGCACGAGTAAATACGGAATTTCCCGTACTATGCGGGTAATACTTGATCTGATGACCGTAAAATTCCTTCTTACCTACTCGACAAAACCTATCCAACTCTTTGGCAAATGGGGGATATATACGTTGGGCGCCGGGTTTCTGAGCGGAGCAGCCACAATATACATGAAGTTGTTCGAGCATATGAGCATGAATCGCAACCCGCTTCTCATTTTGACTGCCTTTCTTCTCTTTATGGGGGTGCAGTTCATCGTGCTCGGCCTGTTGGGCGAACTGAACGCCCGCACCTATTACGAGGCCCAGTCAAAGCCGATTTATGTCGTCAAGGAAAAGATCAACCTTGGTTGA
- a CDS encoding glycosyltransferase family 2 protein, translating to MAARKISIIIPVKPGGPVKALEALSAVDYPSDLIEFLIAYGRQPSCQRNQAALQAGGDILYFLDDDSRVSPQFLKRLLPHYADPVVAAVGGPSLTPVEDAALQKAIGLALASVFGGGGVRNRYRKSGKARATADNELILCNLSFRKDIFHEFGGLDERLYPNEENELMERIRKAGLLLIHDPDLAIHRSQRPTFMAFLKQMFGYGRGRAEQTYISGEIKYITLIPSLFLIYLCLLPLFITSVYVIPILCYAITILCCSIFEALNAGAVNLVPRLLCVFPALHLAYGAGMIRGLISPRFRKSRPVADGVTVMRVKEFGQPLSKQFDRSAVSTRKT from the coding sequence ATGGCAGCCAGAAAAATATCCATAATAATTCCGGTCAAGCCGGGCGGACCGGTGAAGGCGCTTGAGGCGTTGTCAGCCGTTGACTATCCATCCGACCTGATCGAGTTCCTTATCGCGTATGGAAGGCAGCCGAGCTGTCAGCGAAACCAGGCCGCTTTGCAGGCAGGAGGAGATATTTTATATTTCCTCGACGACGACTCCCGCGTCTCTCCACAGTTCCTGAAACGCCTCCTGCCGCATTACGCGGACCCAGTCGTTGCAGCTGTCGGAGGGCCGTCCTTGACGCCCGTCGAAGATGCCGCCCTGCAGAAGGCCATTGGTCTGGCATTGGCATCTGTTTTTGGCGGCGGTGGCGTGCGCAATCGCTACCGCAAGTCAGGAAAAGCAAGAGCTACTGCCGATAACGAGCTGATCCTATGTAACTTGAGCTTTCGTAAAGATATATTTCATGAATTCGGCGGACTTGATGAACGCCTCTATCCAAATGAAGAAAATGAACTGATGGAAAGGATCAGGAAGGCAGGCCTTCTGCTTATACATGATCCTGATTTGGCGATCCATCGGAGTCAGCGACCGACGTTTATGGCTTTCCTCAAGCAAATGTTCGGCTACGGGAGAGGACGGGCTGAACAGACGTACATTAGCGGCGAAATTAAGTACATTACCCTGATTCCGTCTCTGTTTCTTATTTATCTTTGTTTATTACCGCTTTTTATCACATCTGTTTACGTTATCCCCATTTTATGCTATGCAATAACAATACTCTGCTGCTCAATTTTCGAGGCATTGAACGCAGGTGCGGTCAACCTTGTACCGCGATTGCTATGCGTCTTTCCTGCCTTGCACCTTGCCTATGGTGCGGGTATGATCAGAGGATTAATTTCACCGCGATTCAGGAAATCCAGGCCGGTAGCGGATGGCGTTACTGTAATGCGTGTGAAAGAATTCGGCCAACCATTAAGCAAGCAATTTGATCGATCGGCAGTATCGACTCGAAAAACATAA
- a CDS encoding cytochrome c3 family protein, with the protein MKKLLATLVAVSAVVMAGSAFAASIVGTKHDLSFGNGVAGGYSAGNSGATQVCVYCHTPHNSAKTKALWNRKGATADTAFATYTSGIMMEGSVADGWFQGSVKGQFSTKSTSLLCMTCHDGATTMGGATLNNQPYGLSAAQSNVQSAGVGVVITGAANLGTDLTNDHPVNIDYAKAVVTVNNARPGSLADTTAATGLPFQNGIMECSSCHNVHDNAIAPFLRGSLAGSGLCLKCHIK; encoded by the coding sequence ATGAAAAAGTTATTAGCAACTCTGGTAGCGGTATCAGCAGTCGTCATGGCAGGCAGCGCCTTCGCTGCCAGCATCGTCGGCACAAAGCATGACCTGTCCTTTGGAAACGGCGTAGCGGGCGGGTACTCCGCCGGAAACTCCGGTGCGACACAGGTCTGCGTTTACTGTCACACCCCGCACAACTCTGCCAAGACCAAGGCACTGTGGAACAGAAAGGGAGCAACGGCTGACACTGCATTTGCCACCTATACATCAGGTATCATGATGGAAGGCAGTGTTGCGGATGGCTGGTTCCAGGGCTCCGTTAAGGGCCAGTTCAGCACGAAGAGCACGTCGCTCCTCTGCATGACCTGCCATGACGGTGCAACCACCATGGGCGGCGCCACCCTCAACAATCAGCCGTATGGTTTAAGTGCTGCTCAATCAAACGTGCAAAGTGCTGGTGTTGGTGTTGTAATTACCGGTGCGGCAAATCTGGGAACCGACCTGACCAACGACCACCCGGTCAACATTGATTATGCCAAGGCTGTGGTAACCGTTAATAATGCAAGACCCGGCAGCTTGGCAGATACGACTGCCGCCACCGGTCTGCCGTTCCAGAACGGCATCATGGAGTGCAGCTCCTGCCACAACGTGCATGACAACGCCATCGCACCTTTCCTGAGAGGGTCGCTTGCAGGCAGTGGTCTTTGCCTCAAATGCCACATTAAGTAA
- a CDS encoding 6-bladed beta-propeller, protein MKEFCWRTKIVAMLIMVGLLAGCAGTPPMKHRFYWPPLPDDPKIEWLGAYRSQHDLPKTGSQLFFEGVFGKDDPIAFNRPSGIAADGEGLVYVCDPLNHAIVVYDLKNNKVHIFGKNLEQLFQEPMGIDIDVAGNIYVADADAKKIFIFNKDEKPVGNIDLAAFVTRPIGIAIDKERKRIIVCDSQGHKIEVIDLAGKQLFSFGKRGGEEGEFNVPAWATILKDGTIVVADSLNTRVQLFDPTGKFIRKFGTRGDNPGEFQMIKGIARDTEDHIYAVDGKGNTFSIFSPKGEYLLTVGGAFTSEQKIAPGGFLLPMGIFIDKNNTIYVVDQMNYRFQMFQYMDERYLKNHPVETGAASKE, encoded by the coding sequence ATGAAAGAATTCTGTTGGCGTACAAAGATTGTCGCGATGCTCATCATGGTTGGATTATTGGCGGGATGCGCCGGCACTCCCCCGATGAAACACAGATTCTACTGGCCGCCGCTGCCGGATGACCCGAAAATCGAGTGGCTGGGCGCCTATCGCAGCCAGCACGACCTGCCGAAGACGGGATCGCAGCTCTTTTTCGAAGGCGTTTTCGGCAAGGACGACCCGATCGCCTTCAACCGCCCCAGCGGTATTGCCGCCGATGGAGAAGGGCTGGTCTACGTCTGTGACCCGTTGAATCATGCAATAGTCGTCTATGACCTGAAAAACAACAAGGTGCATATATTCGGCAAGAATCTGGAGCAGCTTTTTCAGGAGCCGATGGGGATCGACATTGACGTGGCCGGCAATATCTATGTTGCGGATGCAGACGCCAAAAAGATCTTTATCTTCAACAAGGATGAAAAGCCCGTGGGCAACATCGATCTGGCCGCATTTGTCACGCGGCCGATCGGCATTGCCATCGACAAGGAGCGGAAAAGGATAATCGTCTGTGATTCCCAGGGACATAAAATCGAGGTCATCGACCTTGCCGGCAAACAGCTCTTTTCCTTCGGCAAGCGTGGAGGGGAGGAAGGGGAGTTCAACGTCCCCGCCTGGGCCACGATCCTGAAGGACGGCACCATTGTTGTGGCGGATTCTCTTAATACGCGCGTCCAGCTCTTTGACCCGACAGGGAAGTTCATCCGCAAGTTCGGCACGCGCGGCGACAATCCCGGTGAATTCCAGATGATAAAGGGTATTGCCCGCGATACGGAGGACCATATCTACGCGGTTGACGGCAAGGGGAACACCTTCTCGATCTTTTCTCCCAAGGGGGAGTATCTCCTGACGGTGGGTGGAGCGTTTACCTCTGAGCAGAAAATTGCCCCCGGCGGCTTCCTCCTTCCCATGGGGATATTCATCGACAAGAACAACACCATCTACGTGGTCGACCAGATGAATTACCGCTTCCAGATGTTTCAGTACATGGATGAGCGTTACCTCAAAAATCACCCCGTTGAGACGGGTGCAGCATCGAAGGAATAG
- a CDS encoding cytochrome c3 family protein, which translates to MFWKSLATIAALSVALTAFAAEAAITFLYPAQKSWVKRTDYLIFKLNNPEITGVRITVNGLASELMLISSPEYRKAFQDFLILQPVWDPGKNDIVVEGYSGEKKIETATTDIYYNLKGDPAAVPAEYRPNVVHVPEIEKLCSACHNMTPTTAQLDGSVDQKNPCYTCHKKIANLNYVHGPVGTFSCAYCHSLQGKPKYALPRRDAALCNDCHADKAAEFKKRKYLHGPVEAGMCEICHDAHSSNYPAQLHQPINALCLSCHESIAVDTHVVRTSNGTGHPLKDKPDPSRPGSGRELSCVSCHNPHGGDVRYFFQNNLEDRMQLCQMCHNK; encoded by the coding sequence ATGTTCTGGAAGAGTCTTGCAACAATCGCAGCGTTGAGTGTGGCCCTGACGGCCTTTGCCGCCGAAGCGGCGATTACCTTCCTTTATCCGGCGCAGAAGAGTTGGGTCAAACGTACCGACTACCTTATTTTCAAATTGAACAACCCTGAAATCACCGGAGTCAGGATAACCGTCAACGGTCTGGCCAGCGAACTCATGCTGATAAGCTCGCCGGAATACAGGAAGGCTTTTCAGGATTTTCTCATTCTGCAGCCGGTCTGGGATCCCGGAAAGAACGACATTGTTGTTGAAGGCTACAGCGGCGAGAAAAAAATCGAGACGGCGACGACCGACATTTATTACAATCTCAAGGGAGACCCGGCCGCAGTTCCTGCCGAATACCGCCCCAATGTGGTTCATGTTCCTGAAATCGAGAAGCTTTGCAGTGCCTGCCATAACATGACCCCTACGACTGCCCAGCTCGACGGCAGTGTCGACCAGAAAAACCCCTGTTATACTTGTCACAAGAAGATTGCGAACCTGAATTATGTCCATGGACCGGTAGGCACCTTCTCCTGCGCCTATTGTCACAGTCTCCAGGGGAAACCGAAATATGCGCTTCCCCGGCGCGACGCGGCGTTGTGCAACGATTGCCATGCCGACAAGGCGGCTGAATTCAAGAAGCGCAAGTATCTGCACGGCCCGGTTGAAGCCGGCATGTGTGAAATCTGCCACGATGCACATAGCAGCAATTATCCGGCCCAACTGCACCAGCCGATCAATGCGCTCTGCCTTTCCTGCCATGAGTCGATCGCCGTCGACACGCATGTGGTGCGGACTTCCAACGGCACCGGACATCCGCTCAAGGACAAACCGGATCCATCCAGGCCGGGTTCCGGCCGGGAGCTTTCCTGCGTATCTTGCCATAACCCCCACGGCGGCGATGTGCGGTACTTTTTCCAGAACAATCTCGAAGACAGGATGCAGCTTTGCCAGATGTGTCATAATAAATAA
- a CDS encoding cytochrome c3 family protein yields MCVSFRFLLPAALVATISLSFTCPDFVRAETLNCLACHNDIGKEQFVHSPFGAGECVSCHQPLKGGQHPDEKGSVALVEVGSKLCYMCHESLAGKKHVHAPVASGDCIACHSPHASADAKLLKGRGAALCLTCHEDKFRHTFGHGPVVAGNCLVCHDPHQSDNRMLLKIGGAALCFSCHDRTGMSGKSVHAPVAKGDCVACHAPHGSKYRKLLRNNFPEFFYMSYNADNFSLCFNCHNRELAADRRTDTITNFRDGDRNLHYLHVNMSGKGRSCKTCHDPHAASQAKLIKGRIPGFGRWEIPINYEKTSTGGTCIVGCHKPRTYNRSGYGD; encoded by the coding sequence ATGTGTGTAAGCTTTAGGTTTCTGCTCCCGGCTGCCCTTGTTGCAACCATTTCTTTATCCTTTACTTGTCCCGATTTCGTCAGGGCAGAAACTCTTAACTGCCTGGCATGTCACAATGACATCGGCAAAGAACAATTCGTTCATTCCCCATTCGGCGCCGGCGAGTGCGTCTCCTGCCACCAGCCTCTCAAGGGTGGACAGCATCCGGATGAAAAGGGTTCTGTCGCCCTTGTCGAGGTCGGGTCAAAGCTCTGCTACATGTGTCACGAATCATTGGCCGGTAAAAAACATGTTCATGCCCCCGTTGCTTCGGGAGACTGTATCGCCTGCCACAGTCCCCATGCATCTGCTGACGCAAAGCTGCTGAAAGGCAGGGGCGCGGCCCTTTGTCTTACGTGCCACGAAGATAAGTTCAGGCATACGTTCGGTCACGGGCCGGTCGTAGCCGGCAATTGTCTTGTTTGTCACGATCCACATCAGTCCGACAACCGCATGTTATTGAAAATAGGCGGCGCTGCCCTATGTTTCAGCTGTCATGATCGTACCGGGATGTCGGGAAAATCGGTTCATGCGCCGGTTGCAAAAGGTGACTGCGTTGCTTGCCATGCGCCCCATGGTTCAAAATATCGTAAACTGTTGCGCAACAACTTCCCCGAATTCTTTTACATGTCTTACAACGCCGATAATTTTTCCTTATGTTTTAATTGTCATAACCGGGAACTTGCCGCAGACCGGCGGACAGATACCATTACCAATTTCCGTGATGGCGATCGGAATCTGCACTATCTTCACGTCAACATGTCCGGCAAGGGCCGTTCGTGCAAAACCTGCCACGATCCCCATGCTGCCAGCCAGGCAAAGCTCATCAAAGGTAGAATACCCGGCTTCGGCAGGTGGGAAATACCCATAAATTACGAAAAAACCTCAACCGGCGGGACATGTATAGTCGGTTGCCATAAACCCCGGACATACAACAGGTCCGGATACGGCGACTAA